Below is a genomic region from Methylobacterium sp. FF17.
GGGCCCGCCTCACCGGCCGGCGCGTGCGCGCGCGTCAGGCCATGGCGGCGCTGATCGGCCTCGATCATCGCGGCCTCTGGCTTCGCCCCGGCGAGACGTTCCGCGACGCCACGCCGCCGGGCGCCCCGATGGTCCCGGGGCTGGATCCGCGATCGGATCTGCAATCGACCCGGGATCCCGTCCGGTCCGCGAGGGCCGACGTGGTCATCCTCTGCGACCCCGAATACGAACTGCTGCCCGGTGCCGAGGCGGCACTCTGTGCCACCCTCGCCGACCACCCGCGTTTCCAGGCCCTCTACGGCGACGCGCTCCTGGTTCGTCCGGACGGCGCCGCGATGTCCTTGCTGCGCCCGGCCTTCGATCCCGATTACCTCATGGCGCTCGATTACATCGGGCCGCTCATCGCCGTGCGGGGCGCGGCCTGGGATGCCGTCGCGCCCGAGACGACCGCCTCGGGTCCGGCGCGGGTGACCGACCTGATCCTGCGTCTGGCCGAGCGCGACGGGCCGGGCGCCATCGGGCACCTTCCGCGTCCCCTCGCGCGCGTGGCCCTGGTGAATCCGGGGAGGACGGCAGGGGAGGGGGGGCGATCGGCCCACCCGGCGCGCCCGATCACGGGGCGGGAGGCGGCGTCGGACCCGCACCTGCGCGCCGACGCTGACGTGGCGGTGGCGCCGGACGGCGCGGCCGCGCATCGCGCCGTGATCCGGCACCACCTCGACCGCACCGGAGCAGCGGACGTCGAGGCGGTGCCGGGACCGGACGGGATTCTCACCCTGCGCCATCCGCTGCCCCCGCAGCCGCCCCTGGTCAGCCTGATCGTGCCGACGCGGGATCGCCTGGACCTGCTGCGCCCCTGCATCGCGAGCCTGCTCACGCGCACCGCGTGGCCGGAGCGCGAGATCCTGATCTGCGACAACGACAGCCGCGAGCCCGAGACCCGCGCGTATCTGCGCGATCTCGAAGCACGCGGACTGGCCCGGATCGTGCCATGGCCCGGCCCGTTCGACTTCGCGGCCATGAACAACGCGGCGGCTCGCGCGGCGCGGGGGCGCGTCCTCGCCTTCGTCAACAACGATGTGGAGGCCCGGCACCCGGACTGGCTCGAACGGCTGGTGCGCGAGGCCCTGCGCCCGGAGGTCGGAGCGGTTGGTCCCAAGCTCATCGACGGGCGCGGCCGCATCCAGCACGGGGGCGTGGTCCTCGGGCCCGGCGGCCTCGTCACCCACGCCCACCGCTTCTTTCCCGGTGACGCGCCCGGCTATCTCGGGGGCTTGAGCGCCACCCGGGCGGTCTCGGCGGTGACGGCGGCCTGCCTCGTGGTGGAGACCGACAAGTTCGCGCGGGTCGGCGGCTTCGACGCGGCGGCCTTCGCGGTGGATTTCAACGACGTCGACCTCTGCCTGCGCCTGGGCCAGGCCGGCTACCGCACCCTGTTCGTGCCGGGCGCGGTGCTCGACCACTACGAGGCGGCGAGCCGGCGCTGGACGCCGCCGGCGCTCGCGCGCCATCGCCGCGAGGTCGCGGCCTTCAAAGAGAGATGGGGGCCGCTGCTGGCGCAGGACCCCCATTATCACCCGGGATTCGATCCCGATCTCGGCACCTATGCCCGGCTGCGGCCGGACGGGGCGGGGGCGGTCGGCCCCCGCTGAGCCTCACTGCACGAGGCGCGGGCCGCCGGTCTGCACCTTCTCGTTCTCGGACATGATGCCGAGGCGCTTGGCGACCTCGGTATAGGCCTCGATCAGGCCGCCGAGATCCTTGCGGAAGCGGTCCTTGTCGAGCTTGTCCGAGGACTTGATGTCCCAGAGCCGGCAGGAATCGGGGGAGATCTCGTCGGCGACGACGATGCGCAT
It encodes:
- a CDS encoding glycosyltransferase, yielding MSREPEVRVRGTAFRVTSDPALRFADAPQVHPVRRWLRAAGILLRAPAETALILRARLTGRRVRARQAMAALIGLDHRGLWLRPGETFRDATPPGAPMVPGLDPRSDLQSTRDPVRSARADVVILCDPEYELLPGAEAALCATLADHPRFQALYGDALLVRPDGAAMSLLRPAFDPDYLMALDYIGPLIAVRGAAWDAVAPETTASGPARVTDLILRLAERDGPGAIGHLPRPLARVALVNPGRTAGEGGRSAHPARPITGREAASDPHLRADADVAVAPDGAAAHRAVIRHHLDRTGAADVEAVPGPDGILTLRHPLPPQPPLVSLIVPTRDRLDLLRPCIASLLTRTAWPEREILICDNDSREPETRAYLRDLEARGLARIVPWPGPFDFAAMNNAAARAARGRVLAFVNNDVEARHPDWLERLVREALRPEVGAVGPKLIDGRGRIQHGGVVLGPGGLVTHAHRFFPGDAPGYLGGLSATRAVSAVTAACLVVETDKFARVGGFDAAAFAVDFNDVDLCLRLGQAGYRTLFVPGAVLDHYEAASRRWTPPALARHRREVAAFKERWGPLLAQDPHYHPGFDPDLGTYARLRPDGAGAVGPR